A window from Lampris incognitus isolate fLamInc1 chromosome 5, fLamInc1.hap2, whole genome shotgun sequence encodes these proteins:
- the eri2 gene encoding ERI1 exoribonuclease 2, whose product MSTKKLAKELGLLRKRSQVSAAQKKPLVSNQIFAYLIVIDFESTCWREKNNYGQEIIEFPAVLLNTYTGEIDSVFHTYIQPQEHPTLSEFCTELTGITQTQVEAGVPLHICLSRFSRWLQTLQLQKGVIFPKELRTTAPLTSQKPCAFLTWSDWDLGVCLHYECKRKQLHKPDVLNSWIDLRATYRQFYNRKPKGLNGALQDLGIQFSGSR is encoded by the exons aTGTCAACGAAGAAATTGGCCAA AGAGCTTGGCTTGCTGAGGAAGCGCAGCCAGGTTTCAGCTGCACAGAAGAAACCACTGGTCTCCA ATCAGATTTTTGCATACCTGATTGTAATCGACTTTGAGTCGACTTgctggagagaaaaaaacaactatGGTCAAGAGATCA TTGAATTCCCTGCTGTTCTGTTGAACACATACACCGGGGAGATCGATTCTGTGTTTCATACTTACATTCAGCCCCAGGAACACCCTACTCTGTCGGAGTTCTGTACAGAATTGACTGGCATTACACAG ACACAAGTGGAAGCAGGGGTTCCCCTCCACATCTGTCTCTCTCGGTTCAGCCGCTGGCTTCAAACCCTGCAGCTCCAGAAGGGTGTGATCTTTCCTAAGGAGCTAAGAACCACTGCACCTTTGACCTCTCAAAAACCATGTGCCTTCCTCACTTGGTCAG ACTGGGACCTTGGCGTCTGCCTGCATTATGAGTGTAAACGCAAGCAGCTTCATAAGCCTGATGTGCTTAATAGCTGGATAGACCTCAGAGCTACTTACCGG caaTTTTACAATCGAAAACCCAAAGGTCTGAATGGCGCCCTACAAGATCTTGGAATCCAATTTTCTGG GTCTAGATGA